A single genomic interval of Camelina sativa cultivar DH55 chromosome 11, Cs, whole genome shotgun sequence harbors:
- the LOC104723225 gene encoding uncharacterized protein LOC104723225, producing the protein MLQKPPYLFISEDNDHHNNLQYTSLKDVISTSSDGFGSFFSPSQHCLPSCQDGFLLSEMDSSNIAIRNELVKRAASMYLQSSMVVIAPDTNWFRRFCLKAKHQAVAAIDCLRPVCRIFARSS; encoded by the coding sequence ATGTTGCAAAAACCACCCTACCTCTTTATCTCCGAGGACAATGATCATCACAATAATCTCCAGTACACGAGCTTGAAAGACGTGATCTCAACAAGTTCCGATGGATTCGGTTCGTTCTTTTCTCCCAGCCAACACTGTCTTCCTTCTTGTCAAGACGGGTTTCTCTTGTCCGAGATGGATTCTTCTAACATCGCCATTAGAAACGAGCTAGTGAAAAGAGCGGCTTCTATGTATCTTCAGTCTTCTATGGTTGTCATTGCTCCCGACACGAACTGGTTCCGGAGATTCTGTTTGAAGGCTAAGCATCAGGCGGTTGCTGCGATTGATTGTCTTAGACCGGTTTGCCGGATTTTCGCTCGGTCTAGTTAA